One Labrus mixtus chromosome 12, fLabMix1.1, whole genome shotgun sequence DNA segment encodes these proteins:
- the cpsf3 gene encoding cleavage and polyadenylation specificity factor subunit 3 isoform X1: MTTKRKSDVTVPAEESDQLLIRPLGAGQEVGRSCIILEFKGRKIMLDCGIHPGLEGMDALPYIDLIDPAEIDLLLISHFHLDHCGALPWFLQKTSFKGRTFMTHATKAIYRWLLSDYVKVSNISADDMLYSETDLEESMEKIETINFHEVKEVAGIKFWCYHAGHVLGAAMFMIEIAGVKLLYTGDFSRQEDRHLMAAEIPSVKPDILITESTYGTHIHEKREEREARFCNTVHDIVNREGRCLIPVFALGRAQELLLILDEYWQNHPELHDIPIYYASSLARKCMAVYQTYINAMNDKIRKAININNPFVFKHISNLKSMDHFDDIGPSVVMASPGMMQSGLSRELFESWCTDKRNGVIIAGYCVEGTLAKHIMTEPDEIATMSGQKLPLKMSVDYISFSAHTDYQQTSEFIRALKPPHVILVHGEQNEMARLKAALIREYEDNDDVDIEVHNPRNTEAVTLNFRGEKLAKVMGSLTDRKCVQGQRVSGILIKRNFNYHIVTPSDLSNYTDLSMGTVTQTQAIPYTGPISLLVSQLRSLAGDVEQVEGTEKITIRIFKSITLVHEAGMVLLEWIANPLNDMYADVVTTVVLEVQSNPNAQKFLEGKRDTFDVDVFVERLGLMLHDMFGDDCVNFKDGQNLSVTVDGVTVLIDTETKAVSCAEDESLREMVEVAVHRLYDALSPTCDVTSRGRPPPVSDVISVSSQLLSDSLI; this comes from the exons ATGACGACTAAACGTAAATCTGACGTCACGGTTCCCGCGGAGGAAAGTGACCAGCTGCTGATTCGCCCGCT gGGGGCGGGACAGGAAGTGGGACGATCCTGCATCATCCTGGAGTTCAAAGGAAGAAAGATCATG ctggACTGCGGGATCCATCCCGGTCTGGAGGGAATGGACGCTCTGCCGTACATTGACCTGATCGATCCGGCAGAAATCGACCTGCTGCTCATCAGCCA CTTCCACCTGGATCACTGTGGAGCTCTGCCCTGGTTCCTGCAGAAGACCAGCTTTAAAGGACGGACCTTCATGACCCACGCCACCAAGGCCATCTACCGCTGGCTGCTGTCTGACTACGTCAAAGtcag TAACATCTCGGCAGACGACATGCTGTACTCTGAAACGGACCTCGAGGAGAGCATGGAGAAGATCGAGACCATCAACTTCCACGAGGTGAAGGAGGTGGCCGGCATCAAGTTCTGGTGTTACCATGCCGGTCACGTCCTTGGAGCGGCCATGTTCATGATCGAGATCGCTGGAGTCAAG ttgttgtACACTGGAGACTTCTCTCGTCAGGAGGACAGACATCTGATGGCAGCAGAGATCCCGAGTGTTAAACCAGACATCCTGATCACT gagtCCACGTATGGTACTCATATCCACGAGAagcgagaggagagggaggctcGTTTCTGTAACACAGTGCACGACATCGTGAACAGGGAGGGTCGCTGTCTGATCCCCGTGTTCGCTCTGGGACGAGCCCAGGAGCTACTGCTGATCCTCG aTGAGTACTGGCAGAACCATCCGGAGCTCCACGACATTCCGATCTACTACGCCTCGTCTCTGGCGAGGAAGTGCATGGCCGTGTACCAGACGTACATCAACGCCATGAACGATAAGATCCGTAAAGccatcaacatcaacaacccgTTTGTCTTCAAGCACATCAGCAACCTGAAG AGCATGGATCACTTTGACGACATCGGGCCGAGCGTGGTGATGGCGTCCCCGGGGATGATGCAGAGCGGTCTGTCCAGAGAGCTGTTTGAGAGCTGGTGCACGGACAAGAGGAACGGGGTCATCATCGCCGGTTACTGTGTGGAGGGGACGCTCGCCAAG CACATCATGACGGAGCCGGACGAGATCGCCACCATGTCGGGTCAGAAGCTTCCTCTGAAGATGTCCGTGGACTACATCTCCTTCTCGGCTCACACGGACTACCAGCAGACCAGCGAGTTCATCCGGGCGCTCAAACCGCCACACGTG ATTCTGGTCCATGGCGAGCAGAACGAGATGGCCCGTCTGAAAGCGGCTCTTATTCGCGAGTACGAAGATAATGACGATGTTGACATCGAGGTCCATAACCCTCGAAACACGGAGGCCGTTACGCTGAACTTCAGAGGAGAGAAACTGGCGAAG GTGATGGGCTCTCTgactgacaggaagtgtgttCAGGGTCAGAGGGTCTCCGGAATCCTCATCAAGAGGAACTTCAACTATCACATCGTGACGCCCTCCGACCTCTCCA ACTACACAGATCTGTCTATGGGCACCGTGACGCAGACTCAGGCCATCCCGTACACCGGGCCCATCTCACTGCTGGTCAGTCAGCTCCGCAGCCTCGCAG GAGACGTGGAGCAGGTGGAGGGGACGGAGAAAATCACCATCCGGATCTTTAAGAGCATCACTCTGGTTCACGAGGCGGGCATGGTGCTGCTGGAG tggATCGCCAACCCGCTCAACGACATGTACGCTGATGTGGTTACTACGGTGGTCCTGGAGGTCCAATCCAACCCCAACGCtcagaaat TCCTCGAAGGAAAGAGAGACACCTTCGACGTGGACGTGTTCGTAGAGAGACTCGGACTCATGCTGCA CGACATGTTCGGAGACGACTGCGTCAACTTCAAAGACGGTCAAAACCTGAGCGTGACGGTGGACGGAGTCACCGTCCTCATCGACACGGAAACCAAA GCCGTGTCGTGTGCAGAAGATGAGTCCTTGAGAGAGATGGTCGAGGTCGCTGTCCACCGTCTCTATGACGCCCTCAGCCCCACCTGTGAtgtcaccagcagggggcgcccgCCTcctgtcagtgatgtcatcagcgtCTCCAGTCAGCTGCTGAGTGACAGTTTGATATGA
- the cpsf3 gene encoding cleavage and polyadenylation specificity factor subunit 3 isoform X2, with product MLYSETDLEESMEKIETINFHEVKEVAGIKFWCYHAGHVLGAAMFMIEIAGVKLLYTGDFSRQEDRHLMAAEIPSVKPDILITESTYGTHIHEKREEREARFCNTVHDIVNREGRCLIPVFALGRAQELLLILDEYWQNHPELHDIPIYYASSLARKCMAVYQTYINAMNDKIRKAININNPFVFKHISNLKSMDHFDDIGPSVVMASPGMMQSGLSRELFESWCTDKRNGVIIAGYCVEGTLAKHIMTEPDEIATMSGQKLPLKMSVDYISFSAHTDYQQTSEFIRALKPPHVILVHGEQNEMARLKAALIREYEDNDDVDIEVHNPRNTEAVTLNFRGEKLAKVMGSLTDRKCVQGQRVSGILIKRNFNYHIVTPSDLSNYTDLSMGTVTQTQAIPYTGPISLLVSQLRSLAGDVEQVEGTEKITIRIFKSITLVHEAGMVLLEWIANPLNDMYADVVTTVVLEVQSNPNAQKFLEGKRDTFDVDVFVERLGLMLHDMFGDDCVNFKDGQNLSVTVDGVTVLIDTETKAVSCAEDESLREMVEVAVHRLYDALSPTCDVTSRGRPPPVSDVISVSSQLLSDSLI from the exons ATGCTGTACTCTGAAACGGACCTCGAGGAGAGCATGGAGAAGATCGAGACCATCAACTTCCACGAGGTGAAGGAGGTGGCCGGCATCAAGTTCTGGTGTTACCATGCCGGTCACGTCCTTGGAGCGGCCATGTTCATGATCGAGATCGCTGGAGTCAAG ttgttgtACACTGGAGACTTCTCTCGTCAGGAGGACAGACATCTGATGGCAGCAGAGATCCCGAGTGTTAAACCAGACATCCTGATCACT gagtCCACGTATGGTACTCATATCCACGAGAagcgagaggagagggaggctcGTTTCTGTAACACAGTGCACGACATCGTGAACAGGGAGGGTCGCTGTCTGATCCCCGTGTTCGCTCTGGGACGAGCCCAGGAGCTACTGCTGATCCTCG aTGAGTACTGGCAGAACCATCCGGAGCTCCACGACATTCCGATCTACTACGCCTCGTCTCTGGCGAGGAAGTGCATGGCCGTGTACCAGACGTACATCAACGCCATGAACGATAAGATCCGTAAAGccatcaacatcaacaacccgTTTGTCTTCAAGCACATCAGCAACCTGAAG AGCATGGATCACTTTGACGACATCGGGCCGAGCGTGGTGATGGCGTCCCCGGGGATGATGCAGAGCGGTCTGTCCAGAGAGCTGTTTGAGAGCTGGTGCACGGACAAGAGGAACGGGGTCATCATCGCCGGTTACTGTGTGGAGGGGACGCTCGCCAAG CACATCATGACGGAGCCGGACGAGATCGCCACCATGTCGGGTCAGAAGCTTCCTCTGAAGATGTCCGTGGACTACATCTCCTTCTCGGCTCACACGGACTACCAGCAGACCAGCGAGTTCATCCGGGCGCTCAAACCGCCACACGTG ATTCTGGTCCATGGCGAGCAGAACGAGATGGCCCGTCTGAAAGCGGCTCTTATTCGCGAGTACGAAGATAATGACGATGTTGACATCGAGGTCCATAACCCTCGAAACACGGAGGCCGTTACGCTGAACTTCAGAGGAGAGAAACTGGCGAAG GTGATGGGCTCTCTgactgacaggaagtgtgttCAGGGTCAGAGGGTCTCCGGAATCCTCATCAAGAGGAACTTCAACTATCACATCGTGACGCCCTCCGACCTCTCCA ACTACACAGATCTGTCTATGGGCACCGTGACGCAGACTCAGGCCATCCCGTACACCGGGCCCATCTCACTGCTGGTCAGTCAGCTCCGCAGCCTCGCAG GAGACGTGGAGCAGGTGGAGGGGACGGAGAAAATCACCATCCGGATCTTTAAGAGCATCACTCTGGTTCACGAGGCGGGCATGGTGCTGCTGGAG tggATCGCCAACCCGCTCAACGACATGTACGCTGATGTGGTTACTACGGTGGTCCTGGAGGTCCAATCCAACCCCAACGCtcagaaat TCCTCGAAGGAAAGAGAGACACCTTCGACGTGGACGTGTTCGTAGAGAGACTCGGACTCATGCTGCA CGACATGTTCGGAGACGACTGCGTCAACTTCAAAGACGGTCAAAACCTGAGCGTGACGGTGGACGGAGTCACCGTCCTCATCGACACGGAAACCAAA GCCGTGTCGTGTGCAGAAGATGAGTCCTTGAGAGAGATGGTCGAGGTCGCTGTCCACCGTCTCTATGACGCCCTCAGCCCCACCTGTGAtgtcaccagcagggggcgcccgCCTcctgtcagtgatgtcatcagcgtCTCCAGTCAGCTGCTGAGTGACAGTTTGATATGA
- the LOC132985364 gene encoding uncharacterized protein F54H12.2-like, translated as MIEALLNFSEATLQTQFTSGLFYKDTAGSMDSVVTVNGPNRGLRNRAEFTEQSRELHLLGPLHADILFSERLLLNSVDMRIKLTRVSDAFCLMGAANSTYRLKILGAALFMKKVTVSPPVRLGHAAALLKGNALYPLSRVNVKTYSIPQNSRICNQENLFLGTMPKYVVIGMVHHEAFTGSRDLSPFNFIHNDVEYLALCQDGRQVPAKAFQPQFNNGVSVREFYNMFTATGRHLKDLPLSINRREFEQGYSLFVFNLNAREDADALSPVSNGNLRLEMRFRVPLPQTTTLIVYACYESILEINSKRQVMVDYY; from the coding sequence ATGATTGAAGCcctgctcaacttttcagaagctACTCTACAAACACAGTTTACCTCAGGGCTGTTTTACAAAGACACCGCCGGCTCTATGGACTCTGTGGTGACCGTCAACGGTCCCAATCGCGGTCTACGCAACAGAGCCGAATTTACAGAGCAGTCCAGAGAGCTCCACCTGTTGGGACCTCTCCACGCTGATATATTATTCAGCGAGAGGCTCCTTTTgaactctgtggacatgagaatTAAGCTGACCAGAGTGTCCGACGCCTTTTGTCTCATGGGCGCTGCCAACAGCACCTACCGTCTGAAAATACTGGGGGCtgctctgtttatgaaaaaagtcACCGTTTCTCCCCCCGTGCGTTTGGGTCACGCCGCAGCCTTGCTGAAGGGCAACGCTCTCTACCCTCTGTCACGGGTGAACGTGAAAACCTACTCCATCCCGCAAAACTCGAGGATATGCAACCAGGAGAACCTCTTTCTGGGTACTATGCCAAAGTATGTGGTGATAGGCATGGTACACCACGAAGCTTTTACGGGGAGCAGGGATCTGTCTCCTTTCAATTTCATCCATAACGATGTGGAATACCTGGCCTTGTGTCAGGATGGAAGACAGGTGCCGGCCAAAGCTTTTCAGCCTCAATTTAACAACGGTGTGTCTGTCAGAGAGttttacaacatgtttacagctacagggagacacttgaAGGATTTacctctgagcatcaacaggagagagTTTGAACAAGGatactctctgtttgtctttaatctCAACGCCAGGGAGGATGCTGACGCCCTATCCCCCGTCTCCAACGGGAATTTAAGGCTGGAGATGAGATTCAGAGTGCCTTTACCTCAGACCACTACACTGATTGTGTACGCCTGCTACGAGTCTATTTTGGAGATCAACTCTAAAAGGCAGGTCATGGTGGATTAttactaa